The DNA sequence TTATCGTAGCAGTAGGCAAGACACTGGGGGTTCCCGCCGGTATACGGGATGTCGAGCATCTCCAGGACGGCCGGAATATGAAGTTCCCTGAGGGGATCGTTGAAATATCCTTCATCACAGAGGTTGAAGATGAAATCCGCCTTCTTACCCTTCTGCTGAAGGGTTTTGATAAGTGTCGCATGGTTGTCTACGTAGGTGAATGAGTAACCATCGCACTTCGAAAGGGCCGATTTAAGCTGCTCGATGGTGTAAAAATCATCCTCGTCAAAGACGCATGACGGACGGACCCTGTCCTTCAGCCGCGGGTCACCCATCACGACGGTCACGCTGCGTTTTGCCTTTGCCACCTGCTTTCTGGACGTCCACTCCTTCCGTACCCGTGCCGTGATGACCAGACGCCTGCCCATCATGCCGAGATCGTGGTTTTTCCGGGATTTCGGGATGATGGTGTCGTGGAAGGTGATGTCGTGGTAGCCGCATGCCCCAAGCATCTCTTCGATGCGTTCCCGGCTATAGAGTCGCTCCGCATAAAACTGGTCCGCAAGCACTCCTTTTCGGACATGAGTGATCACCTCGCGTGAAATGAGTTTTTCGCCGTCCTCCGAGAGGCTTCGTTCACGGCAGACGAAGTAGTTCTGGTCGATCCACTCCCAGCTGCGGGGTTCATAATGTTCCTTCAGCCACGCGCCGTCGGCGATATCCAGGAGGAGTGTTCCTCCCGGCTTTGCCACCCGGAACACTTCTTTGAGGATGCTTTGATCATCTTCATATGATTCGAAATAACCGAAACTGTTGCCGGGGATGAGGACATGGTCGAAGGTGTCGGCCTGAAAGGCAAGTTTTCGTGCATCACCTTCGCGGAAACTGATAGCCAGTCCTTCATTTTTTGCCTGCTTCTTCGCACGGGTGATGAGATAATGGGAGCGATCCAGCCCGGTAACGTCAGAGAATCCCCGTCGTGCAAGCTCGAGCGAGTGCCGTCCCTGTCCGCAGCAGAGATCAAGAATGGTATCGCCGGGACAGAGGTTCAGGGCACTGCAAAAGAGATCGACTTCTTCCGAGGTAATGGAGGTGTCCTCGATCACATCACCATCCGTACGGAGGTAGTTTGCGTTGAAGATCTCCCTCCACCAGTCGGCCCTGACATAGCTCTCCAGGCTTTCAACAGGGCCAATATAACTGGTTATTTTAGAATTAGGCGCAATTTTACTCATTAATTTGCCTTATGAAATGTATGGTACCTCTGTTTACGTAATAAAGCTATCTGCGCCGCCTAAAATTTCATCTTATTAAAGTGTTTTTAGGCGTTCTCTGTGAATTCGCCGCACATGCAGAAGGCATGCGCGCATCGCCGATTCAACCTGAGCCTCCTGTTGTCCCTGTGGATGTCCGCTGGCTGCCGGGGTGCCCCCACATTGCCTGGTCGCCCTCTGGTTTGATATCGGTGCATGGTCAATAGAAGACTATGCCGCACCTGTCCCGTTCACGTTTCGGGGGATATATGACGATATTCCTTCAGGTGATGATCATCTTCATAATCATCGACAGTATGATGGTCGGGAACTACTCCTATGTCTTTGGCGGTTTTATTGTTCTTCTCCTCACCATGGTCCCGATGATCATGGAGCGGGAAGTACATATTACAGTCCCGTGGTGGCTGACATTTCTCATCGTTCTCTCCCTCTACATCCATATCGGCGGCCAGTATTTTGACTGGTATACCACACTATACCCGTATTACGACAAAATAGCGCATTTCATATCGGGAACGACCGTCGCGCTCATCGGATTTACTCTGGTGCTCCTCCTCGATCAATACACCGAGAACAACTTCAACCGTCCGGTCATCATCTTCCTGATTGTCATGCTGACGGTAGCAGTCGGCGGGCTCTGGGAGATCTTTGAATATACCGTCGACACATTCCTGGGAATAGAGATGCAGCACGGGCTTGACGATACCATGCTGGATATGATCTTCGTCCTCCTGGGGGCGGTCATCGTTGCTGCCCTCGGCAATATCTATCTGAGGAAGATTTCAAAACGGGACCTCTCCCGTCTCTTCCTGGGAAATCCCGACCTTGCGGAGAAGGTCTATGAATGCATTTCAGAACTTCCTGTCCGGCGAAGAAAACAGGAATGAGGTAGAGAGGATTGGGCCACAACCATTCACTGAATCACACCTCATAGGCCATATTGACGAGATTTGCACAAATTACGCGGAGCATGAGCTTTCCCGGCGAGGGGGGAATCCGGCGGGAGAATGCCGCCCACTCCGCTTCGATATGTCGTATAGCCTCGCCGGAACAGTCTTCCAGGGCTCCCGATGCCCGTACAAGATCGATACCTTCCTGGAGGACGACATCCTGCATCCGGAGTTCGGGTGTGCAGAGGATGGCGGTCAACCGGTCGGAGCGATCCCGGTCCAGCAGATCGAGGGCCCGGAGGATGACATAGGTCGGTTTGCCGTTTCTGAGATCCTCGCCAGCCACCTTTCCCCATTTTTCGTCGCCGGAGAAGTTCAGCACATCATCGATGATCTGAAAACCGATTCCCATGGTCCTGCCGAACCGGAGGCAGGCCGCTCTCGTCTCCGGTGTCACGTCCTGCAGGATGCAGGCAAGCTCCGCGACCCCTTCCGTCGCCGATGCCGTCTTGTAGGCGTACATCTGGAGGATCTGCTCGTCGAGGTGCCCCTCCCGCCACGTCGTCAGAGCGGCGGGGGAGAGATTCCTTGACCAGTAGATGTCCTGCCCCTGGCCGAGGTGCGCCCGCAAAGAGGTATTGGTCATCAGCCTGAGCACGTCGTGCTTCTGGTCGGGGGTAAGGTCCGGGCAGGACGATACGATGCTTTGAGGAAAGAAGTAGAGGGTGCTTGCCGCGTTGATGGCAATATCCGTTCCATATCTCTGGTGAATGGTGGTGTCACCCCGCCGGAGCAGCGACTCGTCCTCGATATCATCGATGATGAGAGCCGCCGAATGAAGGAGTTCGGTCATCACGAAGAGTTTCTCCGTCTCTTCGGTGGACCTGACGCCTACCGCATCGGCTATGAGAATGCCGAAGATCGGCCGCCAGTGCTTTCCGCCCCGTGAGAGGAGGTCCCAGACCGGTCGCGAGATGGTCTCGGTAAAGGGAGTGTAATCAAGGATGGGTTGTGTCTCACCGAAGAGAGAGGCGCACCATGCTTCATCGATCTCGCGGGGGAAGAGCTGTTCGAGCCGTTCGTTGATCTTCCCTTCAAATCGTCCGACAAAGTCCGCTACGTCCGCAATGAATCCATAGCCGCAGAGTTCCAGCTGGCCGCGTCCGGATACGCCTTCTTCTCCTATCTTCCCCGTGACACTCCCCGACCCTTCCCAGAGACCGCCGTCCATCCCGATGATCTCGATCTCCTGCTGATCCGTTGCGGGAGAGAAATGCAATATCGCATCGATAGCGGGTATCGCAAACTCCCATTTCACCGGGTAGTGAATGTGAGTCCGCGGGCTCTCCCACGTACGAATGGGGCGTGCCGTTATCCGGGGGTGCCATTCTGCAGTGCCGTCCTCAGAAAAGAGGATGCAAAATGTTGAGACCGTCTCCTTTGACCGG is a window from the Methanovulcanius yangii genome containing:
- a CDS encoding methyltransferase domain-containing protein; its protein translation is MSKIAPNSKITSYIGPVESLESYVRADWWREIFNANYLRTDGDVIEDTSITSEEVDLFCSALNLCPGDTILDLCCGQGRHSLELARRGFSDVTGLDRSHYLITRAKKQAKNEGLAISFREGDARKLAFQADTFDHVLIPGNSFGYFESYEDDQSILKEVFRVAKPGGTLLLDIADGAWLKEHYEPRSWEWIDQNYFVCRERSLSEDGEKLISREVITHVRKGVLADQFYAERLYSRERIEEMLGACGYHDITFHDTIIPKSRKNHDLGMMGRRLVITARVRKEWTSRKQVAKAKRSVTVVMGDPRLKDRVRPSCVFDEDDFYTIEQLKSALSKCDGYSFTYVDNHATLIKTLQQKGKKADFIFNLCDEGYFNDPLRELHIPAVLEMLDIPYTGGNPQCLAYCYDKSLVRGVAHELDIPVPKAFMITPGDSSFIEQPLRFPVIVKPNLGDSSVGITRKSVCGDIEELQEAIEDVRTRCGQETSILVEEFLSGSDISVGIIGNLPDMYEVLPIIEEDYSALPSSYPRICGYEAKWDPSSPYWNLRSVRAHLSEDVQRFLVASCLKLFGRLKCRDYARFDWRLDHNGTPRLLEVNPNPGWCWDGHLAKMAALAGVSYPEMLEKILKSAEHRILD
- a CDS encoding DUF2238 domain-containing protein; this encodes MTIFLQVMIIFIIIDSMMVGNYSYVFGGFIVLLLTMVPMIMEREVHITVPWWLTFLIVLSLYIHIGGQYFDWYTTLYPYYDKIAHFISGTTVALIGFTLVLLLDQYTENNFNRPVIIFLIVMLTVAVGGLWEIFEYTVDTFLGIEMQHGLDDTMLDMIFVLLGAVIVAALGNIYLRKISKRDLSRLFLGNPDLAEKVYECISELPVRRRKQE
- a CDS encoding polyprenyl synthetase family protein, with protein sequence MERIVAEKTGPPGLAADMARRMFSGDADPFVRWWYIQGYFEGEDFGRRDFTICFFSLRLADDAGPSGEAIRSPGAMYLCSVVDAATGVHHREVRVDASLHNWYLRQLDTFPDRLGVSRYVSDTIRREIEEHGLYPPINCPPTTMETEKTPFSVTWDDARITFLDEEIIITFHDPTHGEMMSCALIPQVPFTDLSSIAPSGAIGMEYVTCPRLKLNGVAGGAPVSGEAWCDYQSGGTEWFLTEQEETGCIETDGRPCYHPLGWDWCGIQLDDGRCLMLMHRRNLRSKETVSTFCILFSEDGTAEWHPRITARPIRTWESPRTHIHYPVKWEFAIPAIDAILHFSPATDQQEIEIIGMDGGLWEGSGSVTGKIGEEGVSGRGQLELCGYGFIADVADFVGRFEGKINERLEQLFPREIDEAWCASLFGETQPILDYTPFTETISRPVWDLLSRGGKHWRPIFGILIADAVGVRSTEETEKLFVMTELLHSAALIIDDIEDESLLRRGDTTIHQRYGTDIAINAASTLYFFPQSIVSSCPDLTPDQKHDVLRLMTNTSLRAHLGQGQDIYWSRNLSPAALTTWREGHLDEQILQMYAYKTASATEGVAELACILQDVTPETRAACLRFGRTMGIGFQIIDDVLNFSGDEKWGKVAGEDLRNGKPTYVILRALDLLDRDRSDRLTAILCTPELRMQDVVLQEGIDLVRASGALEDCSGEAIRHIEAEWAAFSRRIPPSPGKLMLRVICANLVNMAYEV